The region GTCTGGGGAGTTCTGCCCCCCGACGCGAAAGCTCAGATGCTCAATGGAGCCCCGCGCAAGCCGGTGCACGTAATCGGCTAAGGCACGCTGACTGTCGCGTGTCACTCGATTTCCCGAGTCGTGGCTCACTAGGACGAGGGATTGCCCAGTCCCTGCGGCCTCCACCGCGTAAGCGAGGGAATCGAGTCCTCCAGAGAAGAGCACCACACCTGCGTCATCCTGTGGGGCCTCGTAGCTACCCTCGGGGAGCCCGGAATAGTACCGGAACTCTAGGTCCCAGTCGTCTCCGCTGAGTACACATAGAGCATACTCAAGAATCGGCCTTACGCTTGCGAAGGCCAGGGTGTTCGTAACGGGAACAGCGAGCCTGACTGACCGGGCAAACCCTTCTCTCTCACCCCTGAGGACGGCAATGTCAGCCGCATACACACTGGCGGCAAGGGTAAGGAGGTCCTCTTCCATTGTGCTTGGGGGCCCGAAACGACCCGTGAAGGTACCACGTGCAGTAAGGAGGTTCCTCCCAGGAACCAGGACTAGCGTTTGTTCGTGAAGCTTGCCCTTGCCTACAACTGAGATACAGCGTTCCTCGCTCATCGCTGCAGTTCCCGAAGCACAGCCTCCGTGTACTCGCGCCAGCTTTGCGGCGTTGGAGTTGTCGGGGGCGGGCCAGCACGGTCTACCGCGCGTTCCGCTTCACGGGCCAATTCGGCCTTCAGAAGTCGGAGGTCGTTAACCGTCCTCAGTCTGCCCGTGCTCCCTACAAGCCCGGGAAGATCGCGCGAAGCTAGGTACTCACACGCTCCGGAGAACAGCGCTCGGGCGTATTGCATGGCACGCCCCGGCGCCTGGTAGCTTTGGACAACCGCACGACGAGCAAGAACCGTCTCTAGCCCTGCTGCTCTTAAGCGGACAACCTCGCGATTCACAGCAACCGTTGCGGCCTTTGGATCATCGTGCTCCAATGCGAGTTCAAGACACCGGGCCACTACGGGTGAGGCGAGAAGCTTAAACACGTTGGCCTCCGGGTCTACAGAAGCCGCCCGAGCTAGAAGCGATAGCACCCTCTTGGGCGGAACGGATGGTGTCCCGTATGCCGTCATGACTGCCCGCCATGCAACAGTCTTTGGTGACGCCTGGTTTACAGAGGTTCCCATTTGGCGCTAGCCTCCCCGCACCTTGTCTCTCGCGGCTAACCGTACGGCTCGATGGATAACCTCTGGACTGATGACCGGGTTGCTGAAGATTGCCCGCCAATCGACGACTGATCGCAAGCGAGGATGAGTCGAGAAACACTGGACGGCAGACCCCATAGTGGCCGCATCAAGGCAGGTGAGAGGCACTTGCGAACGGGAATACACTTCATGAGATCGACGTTCCAGAACCTCACGGGTCTGAGCGAACGATCCAGACACAAGCAGGAATGCATACGGGCGTCCCAGAATCTCCTTGTAGCGAGTAGCGAAGTCTTCTGAGTAAGCCTGGCATTGCCTTTCGGTCTCGCTATCAACCTCGAACCCATTTGCGGCCGACTTGGCGTCATAGAGGACGTACGACCCTCCAAGAAGTATCAGACCGTCTGGGACACTCTCACCCAATCGGTCCTGGCCATACCGAATGACGCGTCGTCCGGTTATGAACTGAAGACCTGCATGCACGTATCGTTCAAAGAGATGTTCCGGTCTGCCGGTCAAGCCTTCCGGCAGCCGATTGTGCCCGAGTTCCCGTAGTTGGGTTGCGTAAGCGGGATCGAGTGGAAGAAGTGAAGGAATACCCCCACCAAACCGTGCCGTGAACTCGTCCAAGCTCAGAACTGGCTCGTTGAAAGATCCCTCTGCTCGTCCCACGATGACCAGGTGAGCCTGTCTCCGCGCTGCAATCTTCCTTACCGCCTCCAAGGCTGGACCCTTCAACTCACCATCCGTCAGTGCTATCACATAACGAATGACGCACCCAAAGTCGTCCGGAAACTCGTAAGTGAGTAGTAGAGCCTGGGGCAGGCGACGAGCCGACAGCGGCACATAGCCGTGGGCCGCCAAAGTCGTTGTCAGGAGTTCAACGCTACTGCCGCTGGCCTCAACCGTGGCGAAGAGCTGCGACTCGGGTACGCTCACAGGGTCCCGCACGCCTCTCACCTTATCCTCCTCCAAGCAGGTTCTATGACCGCTCTGTGCGTGCTATGGCGGGAATGCCGCGGCTCTCACTTCCGACTAGGGTTGGCTTCTGCGGACACAGCTGTCCAGACCGCAACCGCTGGGAGCAACGAGCAGATGCTGGAGCGAAGCGACCCGCGCCCCGCGAACGCTGAGTCGAACCTCTCGTGCGGGAGATCCTCCCCCCCGGAAACTTGCAAAGCTCTCTCCCACCTCCCGAGTCCCCGCAAAGCAGGTCTGCCCTCGAGGGCTCGCCGACCGACCGGGCCGAGGTACACGGCTATCCGCAGGGATTGGCCGCCCCACGAGTCCAACGACACATGCTCCACCGCAACGAGTCTTGCTGGCACGGCACGCGGTCTGGCCCGCCACGCCCACCCTCCCGGACCGCCTCACCGTTCGCCCCTCGCCGTTCGCCCTCTTAGCACCCCATGAATCCGCTCCGCCACGGAGCCCCGACTGCCCCGTCGCTGTCGGCCCCGTGGCCGTACCGCACTTTCATGCTGGGCTCGTCGGCCACTCCTACTGCAGGCGCGGGAGCCGCGCGACCTGTTCCAGCCTGTACTCCCACGCCCGCCGGGCGAAACCCGGCACGACAAACTTCGTTCCGTAAAACGCCCTGTAGAGCAGGCCCACTGACACCAGTTCGTCGAAAGCCTCGGGGAGGAGCTCTTCCGAGAAGACGATGCGGTGAGCCGCCGCAAAGGTTGCACCCGCGTCGTAGACCTCCCCGGTCCGCACGCTCCCTTCCCGAAGGAGAAGAAACGCCAGTTGCCGGCCTCGCCGGCTCAAGTCGGCGCATCTGCCTTCCACGACTTCCTGAAGCCCCGCCAGATGCGCCTCGCACGCCCACCTCACCACGTCCCGGCAGGGTTCCTGGGTATCGGTGGTCTTGTCCCAAACGACGGCGCCTTGTGCATCCAACGCCCCGATGCGCCCGAGAACCCCGACGGCCTCCTTCAAGCTCTCCGCGGCTTCGACCGGCGGATACCGAAGGCGCAGGTTCGCTTTCGCCAGCCACTCGCCTGCGCAAAGGCTCAGGACATACAGCGCTTCCACCACCGACGGGCGCTGTTCCGAAGCGTAGCTCCGCACCGCCTCCTCGAGTTCAGCTCGACTCGGCATAGCCCGCCTCTCCGTTCTCCTCCAGCGAGGCGTAGCGATCTTCCGCCAGTCGCCATACCGGAAGGTCGGGTCGGGCAGCAACCCGAGCAGTTTCGGCCCGCGCAGCACGTACAGGACGGGATGGCGCAGGGCGTCGGCCACGACGTACACGTAGTAGGCATCGTCGGACAGCGCCTGATACTGCGTCCGGGTAAGGTCGATGGGCGGGTCAGGCCGGGAGCGCCCCTTGAGCTCGATGCGCCGTCCGCCCGACTCGAAGTCGTACCCCCGCTCCTGCGAACGGGGCACCCGCACCGGCTGCCGCCCCCGGCTGCGCTCGTAGCGTACCAGCACCTCCTCCGCGACCCGTTCGGCGAACGTCTCCCGCAGCCGCTCATCCTCCAGCCGCCGGTCCACCCCCAGGGCCTGGAAGAACCGCCGCCACTCGGAGACCTCCCCGCCGTCCCCCGCCGCCAGGTACGCCTCCGACAGCAGCGGCATCTCCTCCGGCTCCACCCGCAGCCGCCCCCTGGCCGCCAGCGCCTCCAGCCGGTGCTCCGGCGCATAGGCCTCGCCGAAGAACACCTCCGGCGGCGAGCGCCAGCGGCCGTCCCGACTCTTCACCGTCAGGAACCCCAGCCGCCCCACATCCAGCACGCCCTCGCGCCACAGCCGGAAGAACCGGCCCGTCCACTCCATGCGCTCCCGCTCCGGCATGGTCGCCCACGCCTGGGTCACCTGTTCCAGGGAGTCCCCGAGCTGCCACTCCCGCACCTGCTGCGCCGTCAACACCCGGCACCCCAGAAACTCCAGAAACCAGGCGCACTCCGGGTCGGCGAACACCCCGGGGTGCACCCGCCGACGCCCCCGCAGCACTGGCGGCCCCTGCTCTGCCCAGTACGCTCCCGACGCCGACACCAGCGAGCCGTCCTCCGCGAGCACCAAGCGGGCCGAAAACCACGGAGCGCTCCGGATGGTACCCTCCGAGTATCGCCCCAGCTCCCGGTACAGCGCCCGGAAAAACTCCACGTCTTGCCCCTTCGCCCGTGCCTCCACGAGCTGCTCCATCGCCCACGGCCAGTGCTTGCTGTTGACGAACGGCCCCTCGGTGATAGGCAGGGGCGGCGGAAGAGCGTGCCGGTGAAGCGCCCGTTTGCCAGGAAACGCCGACTCGAGCTTCTGCACCCCCAGCACCCGCAGCCATTCCGCGTCCCAGTTGGGGATTCTCATGGCCTGCGCCGCCGTTATCAGGGAGCCGTCGGCTGCTACCAGCAGCGGACGTTCTTCCACGTACCGCCGAAGGGGCCGGAGAAGCTCGTCGTTGATGACGTCCGGCCCGCCCCCACCCGGATAGAGAACGAGCGCTGCAACGTACCGCCACTGTTCGTGCTCCAGCAGCACCGGGACCACGCGCCCGGTAATGAACCGGAAAAGTTCGCCTGCTATCCAGCGGTTCCACCGCGCATCACGCCGGATACTCTCCCGGCCGGGACCCGTGAGGAAGTCTCCCTGCACGAGAAAAGAAAGGCCACTTGGCACTTCCTTCAGAGGCAGGAACGAGAAGACTCCCATGTGAGCCGTGCCGCTCACGCGCCGCAGCTGGCCCTCCTCGTCCAGGGCGAACGCCACCGCGATCTCCCGAGCGGCGACCTCGCGACGCTCCCATCGCTCGGTCTCCGGGTCGGACCGAACGTCTTCCGGCATTCTGACGGTGCTTCGGAAAACCACCCAGGACTCGTGAGTCGCTTCTCCGTCGCGCTCTTCCGCTATCTCATATCGCTCGTACGGGCCGGGTTCGGCTCCCCCAGGCTCCACCCGCCGTCTCCGAACCACCCGTCGAGACCCCCTCAAGCGGTCTTTCAGGACAAGTTCCTCCACGTGCCCCAAGAAGAGAAGCACGCGGCCCGACAGGCTGTCCGGCTCGATTTCTTCTACGAGACGCTCTGCGATAGCGGCCCGATCCCGTTCCCGGATAGGAAGCTCGAAAAACGTGGTGTAGGAGGAGAGCTCTTTCGTCCACTCGGGCGCCTGTTCCAGCCAGACGGGCGTGATTTGCCAGGGAACCTTCTCCGGCTGCGGCCAGTGCTGCCGGTCGAAGGCAAAGCGATAGCAGCCGGACACGATGCGAGGGCTGTCACAGAACAAGAACACCGACTTGAACCCGATGCCGAGGTACCCGATGTAGTCGGTCGCTTTCTTGGCCGACCGGCCGACCCGGCAGATGCTTTCCACGTCCGCTTCGGAAAATGGTGTTCCGTCGTTGGCGATCCGAACGGCATCGGGAGCGAGCTCCACCAGGACCGACCTCGACCCGGCGTCGTCGGCGTTCTGCAGGAACTCCATCAGGAAGTGGCCGGTCTGCGGGAACATCATGGTCACCCGCTCGATCGCCCCGGCCAGCGAATCCTTGAGCTCGTCGGACCCGTCCTG is a window of Bacillota bacterium DNA encoding:
- a CDS encoding DUF3883 domain-containing protein; its protein translation is MAACSEEAAGRHIERIARARQDGSDELKDSLAGAIERVTMMFPQTGHFLMEFLQNADDAGSRSVLVELAPDAVRIANDGTPFSEADVESICRVGRSAKKATDYIGYLGIGFKSVFLFCDSPRIVSGCYRFAFDRQHWPQPEKVPWQITPVWLEQAPEWTKELSSYTTFFELPIRERDRAAIAERLVEEIEPDSLSGRVLLFLGHVEELVLKDRLRGSRRVVRRRRVEPGGAEPGPYERYEIAEERDGEATHESWVVFRSTVRMPEDVRSDPETERWERREVAAREIAVAFALDEEGQLRRVSGTAHMGVFSFLPLKEVPSGLSFLVQGDFLTGPGRESIRRDARWNRWIAGELFRFITGRVVPVLLEHEQWRYVAALVLYPGGGGPDVINDELLRPLRRYVEERPLLVAADGSLITAAQAMRIPNWDAEWLRVLGVQKLESAFPGKRALHRHALPPPLPITEGPFVNSKHWPWAMEQLVEARAKGQDVEFFRALYRELGRYSEGTIRSAPWFSARLVLAEDGSLVSASGAYWAEQGPPVLRGRRRVHPGVFADPECAWFLEFLGCRVLTAQQVREWQLGDSLEQVTQAWATMPERERMEWTGRFFRLWREGVLDVGRLGFLTVKSRDGRWRSPPEVFFGEAYAPEHRLEALAARGRLRVEPEEMPLLSEAYLAAGDGGEVSEWRRFFQALGVDRRLEDERLRETFAERVAEEVLVRYERSRGRQPVRVPRSQERGYDFESGGRRIELKGRSRPDPPIDLTRTQYQALSDDAYYVYVVADALRHPVLYVLRGPKLLGLLPDPTFRYGDWRKIATPRWRRTERRAMPSRAELEEAVRSYASEQRPSVVEALYVLSLCAGEWLAKANLRLRYPPVEAAESLKEAVGVLGRIGALDAQGAVVWDKTTDTQEPCRDVVRWACEAHLAGLQEVVEGRCADLSRRGRQLAFLLLREGSVRTGEVYDAGATFAAAHRIVFSEELLPEAFDELVSVGLLYRAFYGTKFVVPGFARRAWEYRLEQVARLPRLQ